In Desulfovibrio sp. Fe33, one DNA window encodes the following:
- a CDS encoding APC family permease, producing the protein MVVKDNKMGLWGAVSIGVGGMVGGGIFAVLGLSVQLAGGGTPVAFALAGLVALVTASSYARLSVRYAGAGGTVVFLDRIFGNSMHVGALNVLLWFSYVVMLALYAHAFGSYGVVFFPENTGWLVRHGLISLAIIVPAVLNLTSAKVVGKAETYVVVVKISILLFFLAVGVKGVEPARLAPDTWVPMLPLVAGGMIIFVAYEGFELIANTGAEIRDPERNLPLAFYLSVGFVILLYVAIAVVVVGNLPLDAIAGARDYALAEAARPFLGQTGFTLIAVAALLSTFSAINATLYGSSRLCYTIAKEGELPVQLERQMWGAPAEGLLVTSALALILANVGDLSFISTLGSAGFLSVFAVVNAANFKDEDAGAGRTLSALGVVACAAAFGAMVWQSVGDDPANAWVLAALFGGAGVLEVTYRTLGTKGPRKRRREARVTRTL; encoded by the coding sequence ATGGTCGTGAAGGACAACAAAATGGGCCTGTGGGGAGCGGTCTCCATCGGAGTGGGAGGCATGGTGGGCGGCGGCATATTCGCCGTGCTGGGATTGAGCGTGCAATTGGCGGGCGGCGGCACACCCGTCGCTTTCGCGCTGGCCGGACTGGTCGCCCTCGTCACCGCCTCCTCCTATGCGCGGCTGTCCGTGCGATACGCCGGGGCGGGCGGAACCGTGGTCTTCCTGGATCGGATTTTCGGCAACTCCATGCATGTGGGCGCGCTCAATGTGCTGCTGTGGTTTTCCTATGTCGTCATGCTCGCCCTCTATGCCCACGCCTTTGGCTCATACGGGGTCGTGTTCTTTCCGGAGAACACCGGTTGGCTGGTGCGGCACGGACTGATATCCCTGGCGATCATCGTGCCCGCAGTCCTGAATTTGACCAGCGCCAAAGTGGTCGGCAAGGCCGAGACCTACGTGGTGGTCGTCAAGATATCCATTTTGCTTTTCTTCCTGGCAGTCGGCGTCAAGGGCGTGGAGCCCGCGCGGCTGGCCCCGGACACCTGGGTTCCGATGCTGCCCCTGGTGGCGGGGGGAATGATTATCTTCGTGGCCTACGAAGGGTTCGAGCTCATTGCCAATACCGGCGCGGAAATCCGCGATCCCGAGCGGAACCTGCCGCTCGCCTTCTATCTATCCGTGGGCTTCGTGATCCTGCTTTATGTGGCCATCGCCGTCGTGGTGGTGGGCAACCTGCCGCTGGACGCCATCGCGGGGGCCCGTGACTACGCCTTGGCGGAAGCGGCCAGGCCGTTCCTGGGACAGACCGGTTTTACCCTCATCGCCGTAGCCGCGCTTCTGTCCACGTTCAGCGCGATCAACGCGACCCTCTACGGCTCCTCACGGCTTTGCTACACCATAGCCAAGGAAGGGGAACTGCCGGTTCAGCTTGAACGGCAGATGTGGGGCGCGCCCGCCGAGGGCCTATTGGTCACGTCCGCGCTCGCCCTCATTCTGGCCAACGTGGGCGATCTTTCTTTTATCTCCACCCTGGGCAGCGCGGGGTTCCTGTCCGTGTTCGCCGTGGTCAACGCGGCCAATTTCAAGGATGAGGACGCCGGGGCGGGCCGGACTCTGTCCGCCCTGGGCGTAGTGGCCTGCGCCGCCGCTTTCGGGGCCATGGTTTGGCAGAGCGTCGGCGACGATCCGGCCAATGCCTGGGTGCTGGCCGCGCTC